A genomic region of Podarcis raffonei isolate rPodRaf1 chromosome 13, rPodRaf1.pri, whole genome shotgun sequence contains the following coding sequences:
- the CTF1 gene encoding cardiotrophin-1 isoform X2 translates to MTLSLARSLLVICAGLVHIVSPDRDSSISTIIGQTFNLARLMKANSTVLLNTYLSHQGSPFSDSGFDARRLRYEGVPTAAIPFLEWRTLSHVKRVEKNYEAYTAFAEFLQLVRDDQFELNPTKVELLDMLKVTRLRIQGLLSNLTAIMSALGAPPAAVTDPLMLESVEADTFEKKVRGYVVCHTYKEWIDRTVKDFSLLAEKFPA, encoded by the exons ATGACTCTTTCTCTGG CCAGAAGTCTCCTCGTCATTTGTGCAGGCCTGGTCCACATCGTCTCCCCTGACCGGGATTCATCTATCAGCACCATCATTGGCCAGACCTTCAACCTGGCCCGCCTCATGAAAGCCAACAGCACCGTCCTTCTGAACACCTAT CTGAGTCACCAAGGCAGCCCGTTTAGCGACTCCGGCTTCGATGCCCGGAGGCTGCGCTACGAAGGGGTGCCAACGGCCGCCATCCCGTTCCTGGAATGGCGGACTCTCAGCCACGTCAAGCGTGTGGAGAAGAATTACGAGGCCTACACCGCCTTCGCGGAGTTCCTGCAGCTGGTGCGGGACGACCAGTTTGAGCTCAACCCCACCAAAGTGGAACTTCTGGATATGCTGAAGGTGACTCGCTTGCGCATCCAAGGTctcctcagcaacttgacggccATCATGTCTGCCTTGGGAGCGCCGCCCGCTGCCGTCACGGACCCCCTCATGCTGGAGTCTGTGGAAGCCGACACGTTCGAAAAGAAAGTCCGGGGCTACGTGGTGTGCCACACGTACAAAGAGTGGATTGACAGGACGGTGAAAGACTTCTCTCTCCTCGCGGAGAAATTCCCAGCCTAA
- the CTF1 gene encoding cardiotrophin-1 isoform X1, translating into MRQSCTEYSFGSFSARSLLVICAGLVHIVSPDRDSSISTIIGQTFNLARLMKANSTVLLNTYLSHQGSPFSDSGFDARRLRYEGVPTAAIPFLEWRTLSHVKRVEKNYEAYTAFAEFLQLVRDDQFELNPTKVELLDMLKVTRLRIQGLLSNLTAIMSALGAPPAAVTDPLMLESVEADTFEKKVRGYVVCHTYKEWIDRTVKDFSLLAEKFPA; encoded by the exons atgCGCCAATCCTGCACTGAATATTCATTTGGTTCCTTTTCAGCCAGAAGTCTCCTCGTCATTTGTGCAGGCCTGGTCCACATCGTCTCCCCTGACCGGGATTCATCTATCAGCACCATCATTGGCCAGACCTTCAACCTGGCCCGCCTCATGAAAGCCAACAGCACCGTCCTTCTGAACACCTAT CTGAGTCACCAAGGCAGCCCGTTTAGCGACTCCGGCTTCGATGCCCGGAGGCTGCGCTACGAAGGGGTGCCAACGGCCGCCATCCCGTTCCTGGAATGGCGGACTCTCAGCCACGTCAAGCGTGTGGAGAAGAATTACGAGGCCTACACCGCCTTCGCGGAGTTCCTGCAGCTGGTGCGGGACGACCAGTTTGAGCTCAACCCCACCAAAGTGGAACTTCTGGATATGCTGAAGGTGACTCGCTTGCGCATCCAAGGTctcctcagcaacttgacggccATCATGTCTGCCTTGGGAGCGCCGCCCGCTGCCGTCACGGACCCCCTCATGCTGGAGTCTGTGGAAGCCGACACGTTCGAAAAGAAAGTCCGGGGCTACGTGGTGTGCCACACGTACAAAGAGTGGATTGACAGGACGGTGAAAGACTTCTCTCTCCTCGCGGAGAAATTCCCAGCCTAA